The sequence GTTGAAGGGAAGAGATGAAAGGATATAAACGTCCATTCTAATCGCAGACCTTTTCAATTGCAAATGAAGGTGTTTGATAAAGTGGAAGTTTAGACTTCAATTATTACATTGCTAATGGAAGAACATGCCGGCGAAGCATGCAAGTAGATTTATTCCCTTACCACGTTTGAAGAGGAAAAAAAAGAAATAGTGGTGATATTTTGAAGCTGTGGTAAAATTGGCCGTTTCGAAAAGTTATGTTGAACTTAACTTATAATTAGGATAAAGTGTGCTATAGAATCTCAACGGTTGTGATGTGATCTCCACAGCATCATTCTAGCTACGTATTTGGTTTTCAGTTCCAACTTCCAAGGATATCTGTATTTGACAGCATTGTGCAACTGTCATGTCACTCTAGTGACATCTCTGATTTTGCTTGTTTGGACTAAGTAATGAAGGGATTTGGAAAGTGGCTAGTATTCATTGGAAAGTTAAACAGCATTAGCACAATACTTTTAGAAACATTGCATTTTGTTATGGCTTCAATTATACATTGCATTAGAGAAACTTTATTTGTTGAAGATTGAACTGGCATTGTAGTTATACTCAGCAAAATTCTCACAGGTGATTCTTAGTAACCATCTTTTTGTGCTGTTAGATGCATACATGATTTTCATGTGTCCGTACTTGTGTGTGCGTGTTGGGGGATATTCTCTGATCTTTTTGAACTTCTATATTCATAAGGATGACATTTTAGTTTCCATTCCAACTCTATTATTTGTCCTGTCTAACCCCAAAAGAAAGATCAAGAACAATAATTTTCAGTTTAATATGAAATTGATAATGTTTATTATTATTTTTCGTTCTTCTGCATCAGTCATGCAAATTTTTATACTTGTCCTGATGTTTTATGTTCGTGACTTTTTTTTTTGAATATTAGTATCATTTAGGAAGGGGTCATATAGGTGCATCTATGAAAGCAAAACTTTACCATCTCTTGGAACAAAGATCAGCTTCATGGTATGTTTCTTCAACTTTTACTGGTTGCAGAGTTTGCAGTACCATGATTGTGAATTTTGTAATCTAATTTTGTTTGTCTTTTAGCCGTCACTTTGTTATTCCGTTGTGGAAGGGAAGTGGATACACTACTATGTTCATGCAAGGTAGTGCTCAGTTCTTTGGTAAATATTCATATTTTTTATTAATCTTTTCTGTTTTCATATTTCCCCCACTAAATATAGCACTAGCAttatactccctccattccaaattataagatgttttggcttttctagataTAGAAATTGCTATGCATTTAGATATACATTATGTCTAGATAAATAGTTAAAATCAATGTATCTAGAAAACCCAAaatgtcttataatttggaacggAGCGAGTAGCTACCTTTGTTAATTCTTAAAATGTTCCCCTTTATTGTGGAACTGCCTACTGTTGTGTTACATGTTTCGTTACTTTGTGTAAATGGACCCTTAAAATATAGCCTTGGCTTGCCAATTGCCATACAAAGTGTAGAACCAGGAAGCTGAATGCTGATATGACATTGACATCAGCATTGTTGTTTTTTTAGCTTGCATTAAGATAAGTTTTTTTTATGCTTTACCCATCATCCTTCATGTTTCACACCAAATTTAATGCACAAATCTGTGGTCCACTATAACTAAATAACACAAGTTGCATGACTCGTGCATCTAGAATTGACCATTTAACCTAAATGTTCAAGGTATTAATATTCTCAGGGTATCACGATAAGGGATTAGTCTGCCCTCATAATTTTTGAGGTGGCACTTTTGAACAGGAGTAAAAAGACATTAACTATGTAAACATTTCCACTTAAGAAATAAAAATTTAATACAAAATGGCCTGTTTGAGAAGCATATAGTGGTAAGTTTCTGTGACACGCGAAAACCATTGGCACCACTTACTATTTTGAGTTCATTGTAGTAGCTGGCCTAATTTATTTAACCATGAGTTCGTTAGAGTTCACACTGTTGGCTTTGGAACTTTTTTGGACTTACTGTTTCCTTCTTTTGCTATACAATGCCCCAGTCCAGATGCCATACATGGTATTCACAGGACTTGAAGACTATAAAGCACGAGGCACTCAAGCAAGTCCTTACTACACAGTCACTCATTACACAGAGTTTGCTGAGACCAAGGACACTGTGCTTATTCGAGGAGATGTTGTTTTTACCAGCAAACTAACCGATTCAGAGGCAAAGACTCTTCTAGAGACTGCTCACTCGTTCTACCTGAATGATGTGAGATACAGACTCGTGGAGCGCTTCAACAAAGAGACTCATGATTTTGAGTTCGGGGACGTCCTTAAAGTGCTTGACATGCCAACCATGTGACCCAGTTTAATTCCCAACCAATAGCAAATATTCCTAGAGAACATTGATTTTCTGTCACCTCAAATCCTCAATTTAGCACGGGAGATTGCTTTCTTGCATCATCAGAGGCAGTAAGATGGAGCCACTGGATATCGTCCTGCCTTCGCTCATTGAGCATTCCGTGTGGATTTTGTTGCACTGATTACACCATAGACAATTTTGCTGTTTTTTTAAGCAGTTGATGATTTTCAGGGATGTGAGACATAAGTTATATTTTTTGCTATATCATTGTACCCATTAGGTCCATAATGACATTTTGTACCATCTTGATGTATTTCCCCTGAATATTTTTGTGGAAACCATAAACCAATTTGTTTGTAGACTTGTGGCTAACCGATGGCAGATCAAACAAAAGGTCATCGTGGGCTAGTGCTAGAATCACCTAGTTTTATTGCCGAAGTTAGCAGATACCTTTGGTGCTTCGGAATTTGACTAGAACCATCAGGTTCAAAGGACGCCCTGCGATTGCTTGAAGAAAGTAAGTTGCTCCTTAAGATCAATGCAATTTCATAAGAAAAATGTAGGATTCTGATTTCCATAGGAATTATCAATGTGCATCGTTTGGTTTGTAGGATTGAGCCTTAGATAATTTAAAGGAAATAATCCTTTCACCCTTTGCCATCGATTTCCTATGAAAAACGTAGGAAAACAAACATCCGGTTATAACTTTTTTCCAATCCTTTGCCCCAACCAAGCAACTTTCTGCTTAATATTACTATATTATACTATCCTCGGTTTTACACATGCATTCCTATATTGTTTCTACATTTTACCTATTTCTATATTTTTCAATTTCTACATTCCAAAGGAGCTCTAAATTATTCAACACTTAATATGCATGATTTTATACAATAACATTAAGATCTAAGCAAAACATTGACATATAAGTTTTGTTGTATCTGGTCTAAAATTTTGAAACCAGTCTTTCAACGCTTAATAGGCATggtcttagggcctgtttggtttgtaGCTAACTGCGCCACATTTTGTCTAAAGTTAATCGTTCGAATTaaagaactaaccttagacagaaaagttaaGCAAAATGTGGCAAGTTAGGTagtgaaccaaacagacccttatacTCCAGGCTTCACATTAAAGATAAGTACATATTACACCAGCTTAGATAGTCATATTAACAAATTAATGATGGATTAAATAACCACGTTTTATTTTGCACACAAAGATTCATCAGGAGAGATGCTTTCTATAGTACTCTCCATATTTCTACAATGTTTTAGTTTGGTGTTATACAATATTCAAGGATCTGCAAAGAGGAACAATGCAAACATTAGATATATTTTATTCTACTATCAACATAATTAGAAATTATATATCACACTATTGCCTGCAGCAATTTTATGCTTTAACTCTCTCATCAAATTAGTCATTGAACATATAACAACCACCGCTAGCTAACAAATGCAGAAATAAGGGATAAAAATGAGACCACCTTGTCAGCAATCCTGAGGCAGTTGATTGGGAGGAGGATGAAGAGAAGACATCAGCCGCGGAAAAGGAGAAGAGCGCGAAGACTGGTGATGTTTCTAGTGGACTGAGAAGAAGCAAGTGAACACCACGGCCCAATAGCAAATTCATAGGGCACGAGTGGTGAAGTGATTCAGGCCCATGAGGTCTTGTAAGGAGAGGTAAATAAGCGAGTCGTTCAGGAGGAGGGGGATATCGAACAGGAACCCTGAGAACCGGCTGCGTCCAGAGAGTTGGCGACGTGCCGTCATGTACGAACTCCAGTTATACCTATACTACAGAGATCTTCATGAGATGAGTCGAGTGCCGGGAGCGGTGCTCAACTCATCTGCTTATCGGGGTTCTAACAGTTGGTATTCGGAGCTGAGGCTGGAGCCCTCGCACGACTACTTCACTAGATCTCAAGCCATGGCGCCATCGCGAGTGGAGGATCCGATGGCGCAACTGTTGGCTAAGATCGAGGAAGGCAACAAGGAAACACACCGGAGCATGGAGGCGATGCAAGCATCCATGGTGACGGTTGAAGCAATGGCCAAAGGGATGATGATGAAGGACCAAGGCGAATTTCGTCGATGGCGGCCAGAAGTCAAGACGAAGGTGTCGGAAGTTGCAGAAGCTCTGAAGACAATCCAAGCCAAGGTTGACCAATTTGGGAAAGGGGTGGCAACCGAAGCGTCTCAGGAAGGAGTTCCAACAACTGGTGGTGCGTCGATCTCTGCTCAATGGGAGATCCCGTCGACTGAAGCGACGCACGGGCAACCTCGCCATCGCTTTGCCAAAAATCACCGGAGACCGGGTGTTGTTACGGATAATTTCCGGACACCCGCTCCGGTCGAAAGTATGAAAATTCCTCCGGAACATATGTCTACCTTCTTCGATTGGGGTTCAATAGGAAGAAATTCGATGGCCAAATGGTCTCAAATGTCTGGACCACCTATGCCTAACATGAACTTCCCAGTGTTTGATGGAACCAACCCTAAATTGTGGAAACACAGGTGTGAAACTTATTTTGAGTTTTATGCGGTACCTGTGGAAAGGTGAGTGAAATTAGCTACCATGTATTTTGAAGGGTCTGCTGTTTTCTGGGTTCAATCCATGGAGAGTAGAATTAGAGAAATGGGGTGGGAAACATTGTGTGCAGCCCTTAGCGCTAGATTTGGTCGGGATCAGCATAACCTGCTTATTCGTCAATTCTACCATATCCATCAAACTGGTTCAGTAGCTGAATATGTAGGGAACTTTGATCAACTTATGCATTAGTTGTTAGCACATGAAAACAACCTTACTTCGACCATGATAACTGCAAGGTTTGTGGATGGGTTGAAAGACGAGATTAAAACTGTCGTAATCATTCAACGCCCACCTATTTGGATACTGCTTGCTCTTTGGCTATGTTGCAGGAGGACGTGCTGCAGCACACGAGACACCAGAAAATCAAGCGATCAGACTTCAGCAATTTTAAGATTATTCCTCTTGGGAGCGCTGGGGTCATTCACACCGTTGTTCCAGCGCCGTTCCATTACATGTGGTAGAGGAGATGTGGGAGTTGGCCACAAAAgaggaagaggttgctgaaggaaCTAAAGAAAACAATGGAGGTGGTATTGAGCGGAGTCTAGATAGTATCCATGCGATATCTACGGCTGCAGTCGATGGCAGTGAAGGTATTCAAACTATTCGACTATGGGCTTGACCtatattaatattcaataatagtcaatgctagagGATCAATTTAATGCTACGgtgtactagtactttagtacCATACCGGAAGTTCATGGGACAATTcactcaacttaaataggtgaacCATTGGtgcattgtaacaccctgaattttggggtataaaatttctttctaagtatctaccaaattcaagtgttatctcttgtctctctctctagtctctcCCTCTTTCTTTTTGATTAGAATTAAGCTAATTAGGAGagggtttaattatttattttgtcaaaactatgTGGGTCATGAaatattgcatcatgctgagcctaatttactcttttgtttgatgcacatgtttgaaatggtttgaatttgaatttgcatttgatttgaatttgatttgaaaaccctagagaaaataaatagaaaagccatTGGAAATTCCAGGAAAATAAAAAACCTCATTTCAGCCCAGCAGGCCCATCTCGGCCAAACCTCGCCCGTGCCCACGCGCCAGCCCTCCCCCCGTCTGTCAGCGCCTTCTCGCGCCcgctctctctccccctctccctctcgctgcccagtggggccgccTTGTCGGCGCCGATCTCCTCCACGCGCGCG is a genomic window of Zea mays cultivar B73 chromosome 5, Zm-B73-REFERENCE-NAM-5.0, whole genome shotgun sequence containing:
- the LOC100217299 gene encoding uncharacterized protein LOC100217299 isoform 1 (isoform 1 is encoded by transcript variant 1); this encodes MQRISLRLLRSSYTAASASLSTTSSSLRGLAVSHGGWTTRPSLQPPVRTAAPVDLTRWPPRRGYSQFASGFTPLKPKPLGSILDIERAKGLSPDHLVAAWDDYHLGRGHIGASMKAKLYHLLEQRSASCRHFVIPLWKGSGYTTMFMQVQMPYMVFTGLEDYKARGTQASPYYTVTHYTEFAETKDTVLIRGDVVFTSKLTDSEAKTLLETAHSFYLNDVRYRLVERFNKETHDFEFGDVLKVLDMPTM